The following proteins come from a genomic window of Natrinema saccharevitans:
- the tbsP gene encoding transcriptional regulator TbsP, translating to MTSNLLNHQIDDILESVLGDVTGNVYMVNPSRDAIEEFVSVATAFDDDLPSVHMLADERTLKDVMDDFIVASNAADLISEGALVLRTLEEAPENSLLVGDDRVVAIVHAGDRVGGLVTDDESFVADTYDTYADRWTDASEFNLRTPPITDVRETLTDEISPEAEADFTAILDSLETARGDGDGLDEVTISLLVAAKNEALLYDISKWGEDVGIASKATFSRTKTKLEDMGLIDTEKVPIDVGRPRLRLKIGDERLSEADNGQLATVAQSILN from the coding sequence ATGACCTCGAATTTACTTAACCACCAGATTGACGATATCCTCGAGTCCGTCCTCGGGGATGTGACCGGGAACGTCTACATGGTCAACCCCTCGCGGGACGCCATCGAGGAGTTCGTCTCCGTCGCGACCGCCTTCGACGACGACCTGCCGTCGGTACACATGCTGGCCGACGAACGCACGCTCAAAGACGTCATGGACGACTTCATCGTCGCCTCGAACGCCGCGGACCTCATCAGCGAGGGGGCACTCGTCCTGCGGACGCTCGAGGAGGCGCCCGAGAACTCCCTGCTCGTCGGCGATGATCGGGTCGTCGCCATCGTCCACGCCGGCGACCGCGTCGGCGGGCTCGTCACCGACGACGAGAGCTTCGTCGCCGACACCTACGACACCTACGCCGACCGCTGGACCGACGCAAGCGAGTTCAACCTCCGGACGCCCCCGATCACCGACGTTCGCGAGACCCTCACCGACGAGATCAGCCCCGAGGCCGAGGCAGACTTCACCGCGATTCTGGACTCGCTCGAGACCGCCCGCGGCGACGGCGACGGGCTCGACGAGGTCACCATCTCGCTTTTGGTCGCCGCCAAGAACGAGGCCCTGCTGTACGACATCAGCAAGTGGGGCGAGGACGTCGGGATCGCCTCCAAGGCGACCTTCTCCCGGACGAAGACCAAGCTCGAGGACATGGGCCTGATCGACACCGAGAAGGTCCCGATCGACGTCGGTCGCCCACGGCTCCGCCTGAAGATCGGCGACGAGCGACTCAGCGAGGCCGACAACGGCCAGCTCGCGACGGTGGCTCAATCGATTCTCAACTAG
- a CDS encoding cytidine/deoxycytidylate deaminase family protein yields MNTSPLTPEDESLLERVIETNERTVDENFFGGAHIVAAGVQTDDGSVYEGVSLPASIGRASVCAEPTAVGSAIADGYRHDELRTCVAVAYPMADHEATEVRVVPPCGPCRELLADYNEDMRVVVPVGGENRVVAAIDLLPTRTW; encoded by the coding sequence ATGAACACGTCGCCGCTGACTCCCGAGGACGAATCCCTACTCGAGCGGGTCATCGAGACGAACGAGCGAACGGTCGATGAGAACTTCTTCGGCGGCGCACACATCGTCGCTGCGGGGGTCCAAACGGACGACGGCAGCGTCTACGAGGGCGTGAGTCTCCCGGCGAGCATCGGACGCGCCTCCGTCTGTGCGGAACCGACCGCGGTCGGATCGGCCATCGCTGACGGCTACCGACACGACGAACTCCGGACGTGCGTCGCCGTCGCCTACCCGATGGCGGACCACGAAGCGACCGAAGTCCGAGTCGTCCCACCGTGTGGCCCCTGCAGGGAGTTGCTGGCGGACTACAACGAAGACATGCGGGTCGTCGTCCCCGTCGGCGGTGAGAACCGAGTCGTCGCCGCTATCGATCTGCTTCCGACTCGGACGTGGTGA
- a CDS encoding RNase P subunit p30 family protein: protein MYEAVRAHPDGESTVARFASRAADYGYEGVVVRNHSGARAEYDPEEIREEYGIDVVEGVEIRADDPQGASGAVGNYRSSETIVAVHGGTTALNRFAVEQPKVDVLSHPMTGDGDVNHVLVKAAVENGVRLEFDFSGALRESGGHRVRILQSLRKLREIVEHYDAPYVVSAEPTSHLELRVPRELKALGEQLGFSAEFVEDGLAEWGRLAERNRHVHSESFIEPGVERGRYEEDA, encoded by the coding sequence ATGTACGAGGCCGTCCGCGCCCACCCCGACGGAGAGAGTACGGTCGCCAGATTCGCGAGCCGGGCGGCCGACTACGGCTACGAGGGCGTGGTCGTGCGCAATCACAGCGGCGCTCGAGCCGAGTACGATCCCGAGGAAATCCGCGAGGAGTACGGGATCGACGTCGTCGAAGGCGTCGAGATCCGGGCCGACGACCCGCAGGGAGCCAGCGGCGCGGTCGGGAACTACCGTTCGTCGGAAACGATCGTCGCCGTTCACGGCGGAACGACCGCACTGAATCGCTTCGCCGTCGAACAGCCGAAAGTCGACGTCCTCTCGCATCCGATGACCGGCGACGGCGACGTCAACCACGTGCTGGTCAAAGCCGCCGTCGAGAACGGCGTCCGCCTCGAGTTCGACTTCTCGGGAGCCCTCCGGGAGAGCGGCGGCCACCGCGTTCGAATCCTCCAGTCGCTGCGCAAGCTCCGAGAGATCGTCGAACACTACGACGCGCCCTACGTCGTCAGCGCCGAGCCGACCTCGCACCTCGAGTTGCGGGTCCCGCGCGAACTGAAAGCCCTGGGCGAGCAGCTCGGCTTCTCCGCCGAGTTCGTGGAAGACGGCCTCGCGGAGTGGGGTCGACTGGCCGAGCGCAATCGGCACGTCCACTCCGAGTCGTTCATTGAGCCGGGGGTCGAACGGGGCAGGTATGAAGAGGACGCTTGA
- a CDS encoding class I SAM-dependent methyltransferase, with the protein MKRTLEEHAARFDEKAGEYDNSKSQEYHACATLVVEHASPAADEVVLDLATGTGAIALAVAPDAKRVVGRDISDGMLEQAREKAADAGLENVEFGHGTFREPDYDGPVDVVTSNFALHHLSDEEKREAIAVVADLEPRRFVLGDVMFFGEPDPDDPFYSPEVDDPATVGVLADAFTDAGFSLTAVERIHDQVGVLVAERSPTPAVDAATEKS; encoded by the coding sequence ATGAAGAGGACGCTTGAGGAACACGCCGCCCGGTTCGACGAGAAGGCCGGCGAGTACGACAACTCGAAGTCCCAAGAGTACCACGCCTGTGCGACCCTCGTCGTCGAACACGCATCGCCCGCGGCCGACGAGGTCGTCCTCGACCTCGCGACCGGGACCGGCGCGATCGCGCTCGCGGTCGCCCCCGATGCAAAGCGGGTCGTCGGTCGCGACATCAGCGACGGGATGCTCGAGCAAGCCCGCGAGAAGGCCGCCGACGCCGGGCTCGAGAACGTCGAGTTCGGCCACGGCACCTTTCGCGAGCCCGACTACGACGGCCCCGTCGACGTGGTGACCTCGAACTTCGCCCTGCATCACCTCTCGGACGAGGAGAAACGCGAGGCGATCGCGGTCGTCGCCGACTTAGAGCCCCGGCGGTTCGTCCTCGGGGACGTGATGTTCTTCGGCGAGCCCGATCCCGACGACCCCTTCTACTCGCCCGAGGTGGACGACCCCGCGACGGTCGGCGTCCTCGCGGACGCGTTCACCGACGCCGGTTTCTCGCTGACAGCGGTCGAACGCATCCACGACCAGGTCGGCGTGCTGGTCGCCGAGCGGAGCCCGACGCCGGCCGTCGACGCGGCGACCGAGAAGTCATGA
- a CDS encoding Rpp14/Pop5 family protein — MKHLPKHLRPRWRYLAVELETWPDERIGRRSFQRELWYAGQNLLGDPGSADADLSVVRYDFADGRGEAIVKVRRGETEPARAALACLDEVDGAPVGVAVRGISGTIRAAEENYLRRRGQDSEERNVVFGNEERVAVRRDSVGDVRLDEAFVGATDLDYDLA; from the coding sequence ATGAAGCACCTGCCGAAACACCTCCGGCCGCGATGGCGATACCTCGCGGTCGAACTCGAGACCTGGCCCGACGAGCGGATCGGGAGGCGGTCGTTCCAGCGCGAGCTGTGGTACGCGGGCCAGAACCTGCTGGGCGATCCGGGCAGCGCCGACGCCGACCTCTCGGTCGTCCGCTATGACTTCGCCGACGGACGAGGGGAGGCAATCGTCAAAGTCCGTCGGGGCGAGACCGAGCCCGCTCGGGCGGCGCTGGCCTGTCTCGACGAGGTAGACGGCGCGCCCGTCGGGGTCGCCGTCCGCGGTATCAGTGGCACGATCCGTGCCGCTGAAGAAAACTATTTACGGCGACGCGGGCAAGATTCGGAGGAGAGAAACGTCGTGTTCGGGAACGAAGAGCGAGTCGCCGTCCGCCGGGACAGCGTGGGGGACGTTCGACTCGATGAGGCGTTCGTGGGCGCGACAGACCTCGACTACGATTTAGCGTGA
- the psmA gene encoding archaeal proteasome endopeptidase complex subunit alpha, translating into MQGQAQQQAYDRGITIFSPDGRLYQVEYAREAVKRGTASIGVRTQDGVVLAVDKRVPSPLLEDSSVEKIHKADDHIGIASAGHVADARQLIDFARRQTQVNQLRYGQPIGVETLTKEVTDHIQQYTQVGGARPFGVALIVGGIQNGEPRLFETDPSGTPYEWKALAVGADRGDLQSFLEENYDEDADLDGGIRLALDALASVNDGSLLPSEVGLATVDVETETFEQFDRDRIADHLEENDLLDTGEDEPEDDE; encoded by the coding sequence ATGCAGGGACAAGCCCAACAGCAGGCGTACGACCGCGGCATCACGATCTTCTCGCCCGACGGCCGACTCTACCAGGTCGAGTACGCTCGCGAGGCGGTCAAGCGAGGCACGGCAAGCATCGGCGTTCGAACGCAGGACGGCGTCGTCCTGGCGGTCGACAAACGAGTCCCCTCCCCGCTGCTCGAGGACTCGAGCGTCGAGAAGATCCACAAGGCGGACGACCACATCGGCATCGCCAGCGCCGGCCACGTCGCCGACGCCCGCCAGCTGATCGACTTCGCGCGCCGCCAGACCCAGGTCAACCAGCTGCGCTACGGCCAGCCGATCGGCGTCGAGACGCTGACCAAGGAAGTCACCGACCACATCCAGCAGTACACTCAGGTCGGCGGCGCGCGCCCGTTCGGCGTCGCGCTGATCGTCGGCGGCATCCAGAACGGCGAGCCGCGGCTGTTCGAGACCGACCCCTCCGGGACCCCCTACGAGTGGAAGGCGCTGGCCGTCGGTGCCGACCGGGGGGACCTCCAGAGCTTCCTCGAGGAGAACTACGACGAGGACGCCGACTTAGACGGCGGCATCCGGCTCGCGCTGGACGCGCTCGCGTCGGTCAACGACGGCTCCCTGCTGCCAAGCGAGGTCGGTCTGGCGACCGTCGACGTCGAGACCGAGACCTTCGAACAGTTCGATCGGGACCGGATCGCCGACCACCTCGAGGAGAACGACCTCCTCGATACCGGCGAGGACGAGCCCGAAGACGACGAGTAA
- a CDS encoding ribosome assembly factor SBDS has protein sequence MISLDEAVTARLESHGARFEVLVDPDAALAIKRGEFDGELEDVIAAEDVFEDASRGDRPAEADLEKVFDTTEPLEIIPEVIKEGEIQITADQRREMQEQKRKQLIDTITRNAVNPQMDNAPHPPERIENALEEAGVTVDPMEPVEQQVDDALDALRPVIPIRFEEVTVAVNVPADYAGSAQAKIRQFGDLEREEWQSDGSWIGVLTFPAGMQNEFYDVVNEHTSGEAETEIVKDKDDLNTR, from the coding sequence ATGATTTCGCTCGACGAGGCAGTGACGGCGCGACTCGAGTCCCACGGGGCGCGCTTCGAAGTGTTGGTCGACCCGGACGCGGCACTGGCGATCAAACGTGGCGAGTTCGACGGCGAGTTAGAGGACGTGATCGCCGCCGAGGACGTCTTCGAGGACGCCTCGCGGGGCGACCGGCCCGCGGAGGCGGACCTGGAAAAGGTCTTCGACACCACGGAGCCACTCGAGATCATCCCCGAGGTCATCAAGGAGGGGGAGATCCAGATCACGGCCGATCAGCGCCGCGAGATGCAAGAACAAAAGCGCAAGCAGTTGATCGACACGATCACGCGCAACGCGGTCAACCCGCAGATGGACAACGCGCCCCATCCGCCCGAGCGGATCGAGAACGCCCTCGAAGAGGCCGGCGTCACCGTCGATCCGATGGAACCGGTCGAACAACAGGTCGACGACGCTCTAGACGCCCTGCGACCGGTGATCCCGATCCGGTTCGAGGAGGTCACCGTCGCCGTCAACGTCCCGGCCGATTACGCGGGCAGCGCACAGGCCAAGATCCGCCAGTTCGGCGACTTGGAGCGCGAGGAGTGGCAGTCGGACGGCTCGTGGATCGGCGTGCTGACGTTCCCGGCCGGCATGCAAAACGAGTTCTACGACGTGGTCAACGAACACACCAGCGGCGAGGCCGAAACGGAGATCGTCAAGGACAAAGACGATCTGAACACCCGCTGA
- a CDS encoding FUN14 domain-containing protein — translation MLDLDPATLGLEFGASALVGGLIGYAAKKIAKLLAIVVGVELMAFRFLESEGIVTVDYERLTAGLLSSGNRTGSWLESAVSTLSIGVGFTSGFLIGYKRG, via the coding sequence ATGCTAGATCTCGATCCGGCGACGCTGGGCCTCGAGTTCGGGGCCAGCGCGCTCGTCGGTGGCCTCATCGGCTACGCCGCCAAGAAGATCGCGAAGCTACTCGCGATCGTCGTCGGCGTCGAACTGATGGCCTTTCGCTTCCTCGAGTCCGAAGGGATCGTCACCGTCGACTACGAGCGCCTCACCGCCGGGTTGCTCTCGTCGGGCAACCGCACGGGGAGTTGGCTCGAGTCGGCCGTCTCGACGCTGTCGATCGGCGTCGGCTTCACCAGCGGCTTCCTGATCGGCTACAAGCGAGGGTAG
- the hflX gene encoding GTPase HflX — MNTIIAKRVDSGPPDTSEIRDLARAAGYTVVGEVTQSRRADPALQIGEGKAEELAALVEETDATTVVFDNRLGPYQTYNLGQLLPEGVEVIDRFTLILEIFGQRAQTRKAQLQVELAELRYELPRAEAKTSLAKREEHPGFMGLGEYDESREQDIKTQISRIKDELERIEQTEQQRRERRRDSGFDLVALAGYTNAGKSTLLRRLATDLEVEENEDLHRDLDPTAESQDKLFTTLGTTTRRADIDRRDVLVTDTVGFISDLPHWLVESFKSTLDSVYRADLVLLVVDVSEPIDEIHEKLVTSHDTLYERNEAPIVTVLNKIDQISDAELAEKREALSSLAPNPVSVSAKEGLNVDGLLERIERELPDWEAERLLLPMTDDTMSVVSWLHDNARVDDVTYGDEDVVVSFEARPAVISQARSRASELRTAAAESA; from the coding sequence ATGAACACGATCATTGCCAAACGCGTCGACTCGGGACCGCCCGACACGAGCGAAATCCGCGACCTCGCCCGCGCGGCGGGGTATACCGTCGTCGGTGAGGTCACCCAGTCCCGCCGGGCCGATCCGGCGCTGCAGATCGGCGAGGGGAAGGCCGAGGAACTCGCGGCGCTGGTCGAGGAAACCGACGCGACGACGGTCGTCTTCGACAACCGGCTGGGCCCCTATCAGACGTACAACCTCGGGCAGCTCCTGCCGGAGGGAGTCGAGGTCATCGACCGCTTTACCCTGATCCTCGAGATTTTCGGGCAGCGCGCCCAGACTCGGAAAGCGCAACTCCAGGTCGAACTGGCCGAACTCCGGTACGAACTTCCCCGGGCCGAGGCCAAGACCAGCCTCGCAAAGCGCGAGGAACACCCCGGGTTCATGGGGTTAGGCGAGTACGACGAGAGCCGCGAACAGGACATCAAGACCCAGATCAGCCGGATTAAAGACGAGTTAGAGCGAATCGAACAGACCGAACAGCAGCGCCGGGAGCGCCGGCGCGATTCGGGGTTCGATCTGGTCGCGCTCGCGGGCTACACCAACGCCGGCAAGTCGACCCTGCTGCGGCGGCTCGCGACCGATCTCGAGGTCGAGGAGAACGAGGACCTCCACCGGGATCTGGACCCGACTGCCGAATCGCAGGACAAACTGTTCACGACGCTCGGAACGACCACGCGACGCGCCGACATCGACCGCCGCGACGTGCTGGTGACCGACACTGTCGGGTTCATCAGCGATCTGCCCCACTGGCTCGTCGAGTCGTTCAAGTCGACGCTCGATTCGGTCTACCGGGCGGATCTCGTCTTGCTCGTCGTCGACGTCAGCGAGCCGATCGACGAGATCCACGAGAAGCTCGTCACCTCCCACGACACCCTCTACGAGCGCAACGAGGCCCCCATCGTGACCGTGCTGAACAAGATCGATCAGATCAGCGACGCGGAACTCGCCGAGAAACGCGAGGCGCTGTCCTCGCTCGCGCCGAACCCGGTCTCCGTCAGCGCCAAAGAGGGACTGAACGTCGACGGCCTGCTCGAGCGCATCGAGCGCGAACTGCCCGACTGGGAGGCCGAGCGATTGCTCTTGCCGATGACCGACGACACGATGAGCGTCGTCTCGTGGCTCCACGACAACGCTCGCGTCGACGACGTCACCTACGGCGACGAGGACGTCGTCGTCTCCTTCGAGGCGCGTCCCGCGGTGATCTCGCAGGCGCGCTCGCGCGCGAGCGAGCTGCGGACGGCCGCGGCCGAGTCCGCCTGA
- a CDS encoding thiolase family protein translates to MEPVAIIGASMTQFGQREGEWIQDLLAEAGIECLEDAGVDADDVDHLYVSNMASGEFEGQTGVPNALAHDLDAMPAYTQRVDQTSSSGGAGIYAAWQSVASGASEMTLLVGGEKMTHKTTGEATDVIASLTHPAEYKHGVTLPSFAGLTARHYLERFDAPRESLAKVAVKNHENGVDNPNAQFQKKIDVETALESPIVADPLRLYDFCPITDGSAALMLCPESVAREYTDEYAVITGIDGATDTHVVHEREDPTVMGGVVESGKGAYEMSGRGPDDIDVAELHDMFTILEFLQMEGLGFAEQGEAWKLVEEGYTERDGGLPINTSGGLKSKGHPLGASGVAQGVEIYEQVVGEAGPRQVDADVGLCCNVGGFGNCVITTIMEAAQ, encoded by the coding sequence ATGGAACCGGTTGCAATCATCGGTGCCTCGATGACCCAGTTCGGGCAACGCGAGGGGGAGTGGATTCAGGATCTCCTCGCGGAGGCCGGGATCGAGTGTCTCGAGGACGCTGGTGTCGACGCCGACGACGTGGACCACCTGTACGTCTCGAACATGGCAAGCGGCGAGTTCGAGGGCCAGACCGGCGTGCCGAACGCCTTAGCCCATGACCTCGACGCGATGCCGGCCTATACGCAACGGGTCGATCAGACCAGCTCGAGCGGCGGCGCGGGGATCTACGCCGCCTGGCAGTCCGTCGCCAGCGGGGCCAGCGAGATGACCCTGCTGGTCGGCGGCGAGAAGATGACCCACAAGACCACCGGGGAGGCCACCGACGTCATCGCGTCGCTGACCCATCCCGCGGAGTACAAACACGGCGTCACGCTGCCTTCCTTTGCGGGCCTGACGGCGCGTCACTACTTGGAGCGGTTCGACGCGCCCCGCGAGAGCCTCGCGAAGGTGGCGGTCAAGAACCACGAAAACGGCGTCGATAACCCCAACGCGCAGTTCCAGAAGAAGATCGACGTTGAGACGGCACTGGAGTCGCCGATCGTCGCCGACCCGCTGCGGCTGTACGACTTCTGTCCGATCACGGACGGCTCGGCGGCGCTGATGCTCTGTCCGGAGTCGGTCGCCCGGGAGTACACCGACGAGTACGCCGTCATCACCGGGATCGACGGCGCGACGGACACCCACGTCGTCCACGAGCGCGAGGACCCCACCGTCATGGGCGGGGTCGTCGAGAGCGGCAAGGGGGCCTACGAGATGAGCGGACGCGGGCCGGACGATATCGACGTGGCCGAACTCCACGACATGTTCACCATCCTCGAGTTCCTCCAGATGGAGGGGCTCGGCTTCGCCGAGCAGGGCGAGGCCTGGAAACTCGTCGAAGAGGGCTACACCGAACGGGACGGTGGCCTCCCGATCAACACCTCGGGCGGGCTCAAGTCCAAGGGCCACCCGCTCGGGGCCAGCGGCGTGGCACAGGGCGTCGAAATATACGAACAGGTCGTCGGCGAGGCCGGCCCCCGACAGGTCGACGCGGACGTGGGGCTGTGCTGTAACGTCGGCGGCTTCGGCAACTGCGTCATCACCACGATCATGGAGGCAGCACAATGA
- a CDS encoding nucleic acid-binding protein: MTMEATRYDDGSITYPGHPRGPGGSEPVETIDLSEYTAEVVTWTTSTATPPGVRQPNTLAIVEFEVAGETVRAIGQATTDDLETGDEVRPVHVDELREPGAGIREPESQAWDGYRFEPV; encoded by the coding sequence ATGACGATGGAAGCGACCCGCTACGACGACGGCTCGATCACCTACCCCGGCCACCCGCGCGGACCGGGCGGCTCGGAGCCGGTCGAAACGATCGACCTCAGCGAGTACACCGCCGAGGTCGTGACCTGGACGACCAGCACTGCGACGCCGCCGGGCGTCCGCCAACCGAACACGCTCGCGATCGTCGAGTTCGAGGTAGCGGGCGAGACGGTCCGTGCGATCGGTCAGGCGACGACCGACGACCTCGAGACGGGCGACGAGGTCCGGCCCGTCCACGTCGACGAACTCCGCGAACCCGGCGCGGGTATCAGGGAACCCGAGAGCCAGGCGTGGGACGGCTACCGGTTCGAACCGGTCTAA
- a CDS encoding DUF7547 family protein, which yields MADHEDELVDAVRELTRTVDALRAELEESGPRRPPLRPPTPRELLRVTDEVALPAALAVLETGVRALEAFQRGLRVVRTEREVRSRTSTAAASTGERADRLRETTLSSLDTVLSELQRAASSGQLPADDEARDLLAEARELRDDVDSRLRAAAETDTEATDLDRSDGAGGVTIDIEEGPLGDAGPDGADGEPDPAVDVDAELETLRDQYGEDDSSDSDADSANENASSGGENDDGTADGSSDEN from the coding sequence ATGGCCGACCACGAGGACGAACTCGTCGACGCCGTTCGCGAACTGACGCGGACGGTCGACGCGCTTCGAGCGGAACTGGAGGAATCGGGGCCGCGCCGGCCGCCGCTTCGACCGCCGACACCGCGGGAACTGTTGCGCGTGACCGACGAAGTCGCGCTCCCCGCGGCGCTGGCCGTCCTCGAGACCGGCGTCCGCGCGCTCGAGGCGTTCCAGCGCGGGCTCCGGGTCGTCCGCACCGAACGCGAGGTCCGGTCCCGGACCTCGACGGCCGCCGCGTCGACCGGCGAGCGAGCGGACCGACTCCGGGAGACGACGCTGTCCAGCCTCGATACCGTCCTCTCGGAACTCCAGCGGGCCGCCTCGTCTGGACAGTTGCCCGCCGACGACGAGGCCCGCGACCTCCTCGCGGAGGCGCGCGAACTCCGCGACGACGTCGACAGCCGACTTCGGGCGGCCGCGGAGACGGACACGGAGGCGACCGATCTGGACCGATCGGACGGTGCGGGCGGGGTCACGATCGATATCGAAGAGGGGCCGCTGGGCGACGCTGGTCCGGACGGCGCCGACGGCGAGCCGGACCCCGCCGTCGACGTCGACGCCGAACTCGAGACGCTACGGGATCAGTACGGCGAGGACGACTCGAGCGACAGTGATGCGGATTCCGCGAACGAGAACGCCTCGAGCGGGGGCGAAAACGACGACGGGACGGCCGACGGCTCGAGCGACGAGAACTGA
- a CDS encoding ribonuclease H-like domain-containing protein, with protein MRIENSFIPVRGVGETTERRLWENGVTHWDEFDGSVVGSTLAERIETFIEEGRTHLKRGDISPFAEALPAASRWRCYENVSDETCFLDIETTGLDATCEDVTTVSLYRDGDTTTFVKDRDLTAARLERELGESALLVTFNGQRFDVPFLETCFDVSIDVPHVDLMYPCKKLGLDGGLKAIEREIGIDRDRPELSGRDAVRLWHEYESGDEGALETLVEYNRADTRNMEPLMEHVADRLHEDVFEAATAGD; from the coding sequence GTGCGAATCGAGAACAGCTTCATTCCCGTTCGCGGCGTCGGAGAGACCACCGAGCGCCGGCTCTGGGAGAACGGCGTGACCCACTGGGACGAGTTCGACGGCAGCGTCGTCGGTTCGACGCTCGCGGAGCGGATCGAGACGTTCATCGAGGAGGGACGGACCCACCTAAAGCGCGGCGACATCTCGCCGTTCGCCGAGGCGCTGCCGGCCGCGAGCCGCTGGCGCTGTTACGAGAACGTCAGCGACGAGACCTGCTTTCTGGACATCGAGACGACCGGCCTCGACGCCACCTGTGAGGACGTGACGACGGTCAGCCTTTACCGGGACGGCGACACTACGACCTTCGTCAAGGATCGCGATCTCACCGCCGCCCGCCTCGAGCGCGAACTCGGCGAGTCGGCCCTGCTGGTCACGTTCAACGGCCAGCGGTTCGATGTCCCTTTCCTCGAGACGTGTTTCGACGTCTCGATCGATGTCCCGCACGTCGATCTCATGTACCCCTGCAAGAAGCTGGGGTTGGACGGCGGGCTGAAGGCGATCGAACGCGAAATCGGCATCGACCGCGACAGGCCGGAACTGAGCGGCCGCGACGCCGTCCGCCTCTGGCACGAGTACGAAAGCGGCGACGAGGGGGCCCTCGAGACCCTGGTCGAGTACAACCGGGCCGATACCCGCAACATGGAGCCGCTGATGGAACACGTCGCGGACCGGCTGCACGAGGACGTCTTCGAGGCGGCGACGGCCGGCGACTGA